The genomic region TCCAAAGTAGGCGTACCTGAACAGTCCCATGAACCGGAGCTTCTGGGTCATGGAGTAGTATATTTTGTGCTGTGGGTACCAGTCATACACCTCCTTCCTCTGTGCCATGGGAGGCTCCTGGAACAGCTGCACCACCTTCAGTGATCTGGAGTCAGTCGGACGCACGACCTCCCCGAAAATCTGTGCGCTCAGTCTGGCCATGCGCACGGCATAGCTGGACAAACTGGCCATGACTGCTGaaaaaagcagagagaagacTTCAAACCGGAG from Eleginops maclovinus isolate JMC-PN-2008 ecotype Puerto Natales chromosome 17, JC_Emac_rtc_rv5, whole genome shotgun sequence harbors:
- the mrps33 gene encoding 28S ribosomal protein S33, mitochondrial, whose product is MASLSSYAVRMARLSAQIFGEVVRPTDSRSLKVVQLFQEPPMAQRKEVYDWYPQHKIYYSMTQKLRFMGLFRDEHEDFKEEMRRLRKLRGKGKPKKGEGKRASKRK